From the Carassius carassius chromosome 45, fCarCar2.1, whole genome shotgun sequence genome, one window contains:
- the LOC132127422 gene encoding protein ZNRD2-like isoform X1, producing MRNLCALLNLDDEDFEWEPPSEAEMKVIQARRERQDKISKLMGDYLLKGYKMLGDCCELCGTILLQDKQKKYYCVACQELDSDIDKDNPALNAQAALSQVRERQLATQPLPESHGASSSEPPLSITGQPRPEHCEGAASGLRGPPPAIQPTALSVPTTSSNFLPPATPAPQTAPPLGAVGNTLHHHPALSSAEEAVLHKLRWATQELQHSGSVEASIQLCSLIRGCAESLRSLKELQLS from the exons ATGAGGAATCTGTGTGCTCTGCTGAATCTAGATGATGAGGACTTTGAGTGGGAGCCTCCCTCCGAGGCCGAGATGAAGGTGATCCAGGCTCGCCGGGAGCGGCAGGACAAGATCAGCAAGCTGATGGGAGACTATCTGCTGAAGGGCTACAAGATGCTGGGGGACTGCTGTGAGCTGTGTGGG ACAATTCTGCTGCAAGATAAACAGAAGAAATATTACTGTGTTGCTTGTCAAGAGCTGGACTCCGATATTGACAAGGACAACCCAG CTTTAAATGCCCAGGCAGCTTTGTCACAGGTACGAGAGCGTCAGCTTGCGACTCAGCCTCTCCCTGAATCTCACGGAGCCTCATCCAGCGAACCCCCTCTCTCCATCACGGGCCAGCCCCGGCCGGAGCACTGCGAGGGGGCCGCGTCTGGACTGAGAGGTCCCCCTCCAGCCATACAGCCCACTGCTCTTTCTGTCCCCACCACCAGCTCCAACTTCCTGCCACCAGCCACCCCTGCTCCCCAGACTGCACCTCCTTTAGGGGCCGTGGGCAACACCCTCCACCACCACCCAGCCTTGTCAAGTGCAGAGGAGGCAGTGCTACATAAACTCAGATGGGCCACACAGGAGCTCCAGCACTCGGGGTCAGTGGAGGCCAGTATCCAGCTCTGCAGTCTGATCCGAGGCTGTGCTGAATCCCTGCGCAGCTTGAAAGAACTGCAACTCTCATAA
- the LOC132127422 gene encoding protein ZNRD2-like isoform X2 — MALNADDEDFEWEPPSEAEMKVIQARRERQDKISKLMGDYLLKGYKMLGDCCELCGTILLQDKQKKYYCVACQELDSDIDKDNPALNAQAALSQVRERQLATQPLPESHGASSSEPPLSITGQPRPEHCEGAASGLRGPPPAIQPTALSVPTTSSNFLPPATPAPQTAPPLGAVGNTLHHHPALSSAEEAVLHKLRWATQELQHSGSVEASIQLCSLIRGCAESLRSLKELQLS; from the exons ATGATGAGGACTTTGAGTGGGAGCCTCCCTCCGAGGCCGAGATGAAGGTGATCCAGGCTCGCCGGGAGCGGCAGGACAAGATCAGCAAGCTGATGGGAGACTATCTGCTGAAGGGCTACAAGATGCTGGGGGACTGCTGTGAGCTGTGTGGG ACAATTCTGCTGCAAGATAAACAGAAGAAATATTACTGTGTTGCTTGTCAAGAGCTGGACTCCGATATTGACAAGGACAACCCAG CTTTAAATGCCCAGGCAGCTTTGTCACAGGTACGAGAGCGTCAGCTTGCGACTCAGCCTCTCCCTGAATCTCACGGAGCCTCATCCAGCGAACCCCCTCTCTCCATCACGGGCCAGCCCCGGCCGGAGCACTGCGAGGGGGCCGCGTCTGGACTGAGAGGTCCCCCTCCAGCCATACAGCCCACTGCTCTTTCTGTCCCCACCACCAGCTCCAACTTCCTGCCACCAGCCACCCCTGCTCCCCAGACTGCACCTCCTTTAGGGGCCGTGGGCAACACCCTCCACCACCACCCAGCCTTGTCAAGTGCAGAGGAGGCAGTGCTACATAAACTCAGATGGGCCACACAGGAGCTCCAGCACTCGGGGTCAGTGGAGGCCAGTATCCAGCTCTGCAGTCTGATCCGAGGCTGTGCTGAATCCCTGCGCAGCTTGAAAGAACTGCAACTCTCATAA
- the fam89b gene encoding leucine repeat adapter protein 25, which translates to MNGFQSSPADCPAGSVCSIEGLPPLPKGLSGILNSSGGSWRDIEKVYSKRTRIQADISKSRVSDCPDRSKPASLDAALAVLRKEMVGLRQLDMSLLCQLWSLYESIQEYKGAFQDISSSLCESSFNTENGYSEDEEEEDEDEHERESGETLLSLPQPTQNSRDQWIKDSFHIPI; encoded by the exons ATGAACGGGTTTCAGTCCAGTCCAGCGGATTGTCCGGCTGGAAGCGTCTGCTCTATTGAAGGCTTGCCTCCGTTACCTAAAGGGCTGAGCGGTATCCTGAACTCGAGCGGAGGATCCTGGAGGGACATCGAGAAGGTCTACAGCAAGAGGACGCGCATACAGGCGGACATCAGCAAGTCCAGAGTGAGCGACTGTCCTGACCGCAGTAAACCAGCGAGCCTTGACGCAGCGCTGGCCGTGCTGCGCAAAGAGATG GTTGGACTTCGACAGTTAGACATGTCACTCCTGTGTCAGTTGTGGTCTCTATATGAGTCCATACAGGAATACAAAGGAGCTTTTCAGGACATCTCTTCTTCCCTGTGCGAGAGCTCCTTCAACACCGAAAATGGTTATTctgaagatgaagaggaggaagatgaagatgaacaTGAAAGAGAGAGTGGGGAGACGCTGTTGTCCCTTCCTCAGCCCACTCAAAACTCTCGAGACCAGTGGATCAAAGACTCCTTCCACATCCCCATTTAA